GTCGTAATCTATCGATTGAAAGAACAGTAGTCTTGTTTTTAACTCATTGTTTTTTAATGATATAAATTTATTTTTTGTCAATTTAAAAATTGGCACACAACTTGTATCTATATAAGTCAGAAATGATTTATACAGGTCTTAAACCCTAGCTTAGGGTTTAGCAAGTAATATACGGTCAGTGCTTATCCATATGAGAGTAAAGCTGGCCGCTTCGCAGAAAGCTTGCGAACTCATAAGGAGAGCAAAATGGCAGTGAATGTAAGTACTAACGTTTCCGCAATGACAGCGCAGCGTTATTTGAATAAAGCGTCTAATGACCTCGCAACCTCGATGGAGCGTTTGTCATCAGGCCATAAGATCAACAGCGCAAAAGATGATGCGGCAGGACTGCAGATCTCTAACCGCTTAACGGCACAGTCGCGTGGTCTTGATGTGGCAATGCGAAATGCTAATGATGGTATCTCGATAGCGCAAACGGCTGAAGGTGCAATGAATGAGTCTACCAACGTTCTGCAACGTATGCGTGACTTGGCAATTCAATCTTCAAACGGTACTAACACCGCTGCTGAGCGCACAGCACTGAACGAAGAGTCTATGGCGCTTCAAGACGAACTTAACCGTATTGCGGAAACCACTTCATTTGGTGGTCGTCGACTATTGAACGGTTCGTTTGGTGAGGCTTCTTTCCAGATCGGCTCGAATTCTGGTGAAGCGATGATTATGGCGTTGACCAGCATCCGTGCGGATGATTTCCGTATGGGTGGTACAACGTTTGATTCAGAAAACGGCAAAGACAAGAACTGGGAAGTACCAGCAGACGCTCGTGACCTTAAGCTTGAGTTTGTGACTAAGTCTGGTGAAGAAGTGAAGCTGGAATTGATGACAAAAACAGGTGACGACATCGAAGAGCTTGCGACATACATCAATGGTCAGTCTGACATGATTAATGCGTCGGTTACCGATGATGGTCGCCTACAAGTGTTTGTTGCTGAACCGGATCTACAACAAGGCTCTATGTCTATCTCTGGTGGTTTGGCTTCTGAGTTAGGTCTCAAGAGTGAAGGTCGTCAAACAACGGTACAAGATATTGACCTAACGTCGGTCGCGGGTTCACAGAACGCAATCAGTATTATCGATTCAGCGCTGACTTATGTTGATTCACAGCGTTCAGATCTGGGTGCGAAGCAAAACCGTCTAAGCCACAGCATTAACAACTTGGCGAACGTACAAGAAAACGTAGATGCGTCTAACAGCCGCATCAAAGATACCGACTTTGCGAAAGAGACAACGCAAATGACGAAATCTCAAATTCTGCAACAAGCAGGTACTTCAATACTTGCTCAAGCAAAACAGTTGCCTAACTCTGCAATGTCACTATTGCAATAGTTATTGGTTGACCTTGCTGTTCGTGTCCAGACGTGGGCCATACAGCAAGGAAAACTGGCAAGCATACTTACTATTGAGTGTTTAGCTCTCTCATCTCTCACCTGCTTTACATTTTTACGGTAAGGATGCAACGGTAAGTCAGAATGTGTTCATTTCTCGATGATCTCCACACAGGCTCTGACCGCCACTTAGCCCCAGTTCTCTCAAAGGAAAAGGGGCTTTTTCCTTTCTAGCGTTCCTGTTTTTTCCCTTCTAACTTTCCTGCTTTTCAACACGCTCTCTTATTTTATTTCTCAGTTTCATTGTCAATCCTGGCCTTGCCAAAATTTTCTCTAATCAAAAGTTGCGCAATTATTAAACATCTCTTTTCTTAAATTTGCTCAAAATTCTCCTTTGAAGAGCCTAATAATTGAACTCTTCTAATTTTCAAACGTCAACTTTGGAAGTTTGTGGAATAAAAAATCTTTAATAAGTGTTTGTATTTATTGGTTTTGTTAAATTAATTGGTTTTTTTTGAAGTTTTTTCTAAAGCTCTAGAAATCTAAGCCGTTATTAAAAGTAACTTTGAGAGAACTACTTGGTTTTCCGAGACGTCGGAAACCGCAACACCGGAAAATCAATTGGAGAAATCACCATGGCAGTGAATGTAAATACCAACGTTTCAGCGATGACTGCGCAACGTTACCTAAACAACGCAAACAGCGCTCAGCAGACCTCTATGGAGCGTCTATCTTCTGGCTCTAAAATCAACAGTGCAAAAGATGACGCAGCAGGTCTACAAATTTCTAACCGTTTGAACGTACAAAGCCGCGGTCTAGACGTAGCGGTACGTAACGCGAATGACGGTATCTCGATTGCTCAAACCGCTGAAGGTGCAATGAACGAGACGACAAACATCCTGCAACGTATGCGTGATCTTTCTCTACAATCGGCGAATGGCTCAAACTCCAAAGCTGAGCGTGTAGCAATTCAAGAAGAAGTAACAGCACTGAACGACGAGCTGAACCGTATCGCAGAAACGACCTCTTTCGGTGGTAACAAACTTCTGAACGGTACATACGGTACTCAGTCTTTCCAAATCGGCGCAGACAACGGTGAAGCCGTGATGCTTGAGTTGAAAGACATGCGTTCAGACAACGACCAAATGGGTGGTCAGAGCTACCAAACTGAGAACGCAAAAGACAAAAACTGGAACGTTCAAGAGGGCTCTAACGACCTGAAAATGACGTTCACAGATAACTTTGGTCAAGCTCAAGAGATCAACATCAATGCAAAAGCGGGTGATGACATCGAAGAGCTAGCGACTTACATCAACGGTCAACAAGACTCTGTGAAAGCGTCTGTAACGGAAGATGGCAAGCTACAAATGTTCGCAGGTAACAACAAAGTAGAAGGCAAGGTAGACTTCTCTGGTGGTCTTGCGGGTGAGCTTGGTATTCAAGGTGGTAAAGAAGTAACGGTTGATACCATCGACGTAACATCGGTAGGTGGCGCTCAAGAATCAGTAGCTATCATTGATGCAGCACTAAAATACGTAGATAGCCACCGTGCAGAATTGGGTGCGTTCCAAAACCGCTTCGACCACGCTATCAACAACTTAGATAACATCAACGAAAACGTAAATGCATCTAAGAGCCGCATTAAAGACACAGACTTCGCGAAAGAGACGACGCAAATGACTAAGTCGCAAATTCTTTCTCAAGCGTCTAGCTCGATTCTTGCGCAAGCGAAGCAAGCACCGAACGCAGCACTGAGTCTTCTAGGTTAATCAAATAAAAGTGGCATTGCATTTGTCAGTGCCTCTTCCACAAATTAGCTCGTGGTGAGAGATGAGCGCTAAACAAACCCAGCTTCGGCTGGGTTTTCGCGTTTTTGGTATTTGGTAAAGTGTTTTGGGATATCCAATTGTGTCGTTGGTGGCGAGAGAGATTCCCTATCACGGTCGTCCCTCCCTGTAGGGAATGACGGGGGACGGTCATGATGACTTGGCTAGATGGAGGCTTTTATCGTCATCCCAGAACCGAGTAGAACGAGGTATCAGGGATCTCGTTCTTGCTCAGGTACAGATAAAGGAAGAGTTCTTTTTCTTTGATAAAAGTTAACGACCACCACCTCAATATCAAATGCAGTTAAATATCGACGCTTTCACAGTAAATTAATAAGTAACCATGTGCTTATAAATCCATCAATAGTTGAAACTTTAGCGAATATCGCCCGATTAATTGAACTACGATCACATTTTCTCTTGTTATTGAAAATAAAACCAAAAAAATCGATTTTTTTGTTAAAGCTTCTAATCAAAGCGCCGTTAAAGGGATTGAGAGAAATGAGATGTGCCAATGTGAGGTGAGAGACGCAGCGGTACATCAGACAATATTGATGTGTGCTTTATGTGAGGTGAGAGTCACTGGCGTGCATCAGAAATGCCTAAAGGAGATCAACTATGGCAATTAATGTAAACACTAACGTGTCTGCAATGACGGCTCAACGCTACCTAAATGGCGCAGCTGAAGGTACACAAAAATCAATGGAGCGCTTGTCTTCTGGCTATAAAATCAATAGCGCAAAAGACGATGCTGCAGGCCTACAAATCTCGAACCGCTTAACGTCTCAAAGCCGCGGCCTAGACATGGCTGTGAAGAATGCGAACGACGGTATTTCTATTGCACAAACGGCTGAAGGTGCAATGAATGAGTCTACAAACATTCTGCAACGTATGCGTGACCTTTCT
The Vibrio pelagius genome window above contains:
- a CDS encoding flagellin: MAVNVNTNVSAMTAQRYLNNANSAQQTSMERLSSGSKINSAKDDAAGLQISNRLNVQSRGLDVAVRNANDGISIAQTAEGAMNETTNILQRMRDLSLQSANGSNSKAERVAIQEEVTALNDELNRIAETTSFGGNKLLNGTYGTQSFQIGADNGEAVMLELKDMRSDNDQMGGQSYQTENAKDKNWNVQEGSNDLKMTFTDNFGQAQEININAKAGDDIEELATYINGQQDSVKASVTEDGKLQMFAGNNKVEGKVDFSGGLAGELGIQGGKEVTVDTIDVTSVGGAQESVAIIDAALKYVDSHRAELGAFQNRFDHAINNLDNINENVNASKSRIKDTDFAKETTQMTKSQILSQASSSILAQAKQAPNAALSLLG
- a CDS encoding flagellin, with translation MAVNVSTNVSAMTAQRYLNKASNDLATSMERLSSGHKINSAKDDAAGLQISNRLTAQSRGLDVAMRNANDGISIAQTAEGAMNESTNVLQRMRDLAIQSSNGTNTAAERTALNEESMALQDELNRIAETTSFGGRRLLNGSFGEASFQIGSNSGEAMIMALTSIRADDFRMGGTTFDSENGKDKNWEVPADARDLKLEFVTKSGEEVKLELMTKTGDDIEELATYINGQSDMINASVTDDGRLQVFVAEPDLQQGSMSISGGLASELGLKSEGRQTTVQDIDLTSVAGSQNAISIIDSALTYVDSQRSDLGAKQNRLSHSINNLANVQENVDASNSRIKDTDFAKETTQMTKSQILQQAGTSILAQAKQLPNSAMSLLQ